Genomic DNA from Pigmentiphaga litoralis:
GGATCTGCGCGCCGGCGATCTCGCGGTGCAGGACTTCCGATGCGGCCAGCGTGCAGGCGGGATCGTCGCGGCCCAGCAGGATCAACGTCGGCGTGGTGATCTGTTTGAGCAGATGGGTCTGCGACATGTCGCGCACGGCCGATCCACAGGCGATGTAGCCTTCCACGTCGATAGCCAGGATCATGTCGCGCACCTGCTGGATCACATCCGGCGCACGGGCGGGAAAGGACGGCACGAACCACCGCTGGATCGTGCCGTCGACCATGCCCGCCATACCCTCGGCACGCGCGGTGGCAAAACGCGCTTCCCACATTGCGCGGGGCGGCATCTCGCTGGCGGTATCGCACAAGGACAGGGAACGCACGGCCTGCGGATGGCGGATACCCAGTTGCTGGGCGATCATGCCGCCCATCGACAGGCCGACGAAATGCACCGGACCTACGCCAACATGCTCGATCAGTGCAGCAGCGTCATCGGCCAGTTGTTCGATGCGGTAGGGCCCGGGTGTCACCTCGGATGCGCCATGGCCACGCGTGTCGTAGCGCAGCACCTGGTAGCGCTCGGTCAGCGCCGGCATCTGCGGCTCCCACATCGCCAGGGTCGACATGAGGCTGTTGGACAGCATGACGGTCGGTGCGTCGGCCGGCCCGTCCAGGCGGTAGGCCAGGCGAGCTCCGTTGATGGTTGCGGAAGTCAAGGTGTTTCCCGGGCAAGGGTGAATGGAAGCCCAGTGTAGGAACGCTCAGTGAACTGAGGAATGCCCGTTATTCGTGTCAGGTGATAGCCTGACGCTGTCAGCTGTTGCTACCACGCGCGAATCGCCTCAGGGTTTCCCCGACATGACTGCTTCGAACGACGACAACACGTCCTTGCCCCTCGTGACGTCGGCCGCCCTCCCCAGCGCGCTGTCGCGGCTGCGCATCCGGCATCTGCAGGCGCTGGACATCCTGCAACGTGTCGGATCCCTGCGGCAGGTCGCGATTGAACTCGGCATCACGCAGCCCTCGGCGCTGTCTTTGATCGACGATCTGGAATTCGCCTTTGGCACGCCCCTGGTGGTGCGGGATCACAGCGGCACCCGGCTGACCCCGGCTGCCCGAGCCGTCCTGGCACGCACCCGGGTCGCGCTGCAGGAAGTCGCCATGGGCCGCCAGATCGCGCTTCAGCATGGCGGCGCGACCGCCCGGCTGCGGCTGGGCGCCTCCCCCTACCTGATCGGCGTTGCGGTGCCCGCCATGCTGGCGCGCGTGCGCGAGCACCTGCCCGACGTGCGCATCGACATCCAGGAAGGCGCGCTGGACGTGCTGGTGACCCGCCTGGCCCAGGGGGAACTGGACGCGGTGCTGGGCAACGTCGAGCGCGCAACGCTGGCCTCGAGCGGCCTGTCGCTGGACCAGACGCTGCTGGGATCCGAACCCTTGTACGTGGTGGCCGGGCCTGGCCACCCACTGCATGGCCAGGCCACCGCCAGCCTGCGCGACGCCCTGGCCGGCCCCTGGGCCCTGCCCCACGCGGCCTCGCACATCCGCAACCTGTTCGACAGCGCCGTGTTCGACGCAGGCGCCCCGCCCGTGGTCCCGCAAGTGGAGTGCCGCGGACTGCTGAACCTGCTGGCCATTGCGCAGGCGTCCAGCATGCTGACGATCGCGCCCGCCACCGAAATCGCCAAGCCGATGTGGTCGCGTGACCTGACCCGCCTGGACTGCGGCATGACGCTGCGCGTGCCACCCTACGTGCTGCTCAGCCGCCACTACGCGCCGCCAATACCGGAAGTGGAAGTGCTCAAGGCGTGCGCGCAGGCGGTGGCGGCCGCGTTGTTCGGGGCGATGGAGGGGTAAGGACGCATGCATATCAAAGACATCAGCTACTTCCTGGCGATCCTGGAACACCGGTCTTTGCAGCGTGCTGCGGCAACGCTGGGCCTGACGCAGCCGGCGCTGAGCAAATGTGTGCACCGGCTCGAAGATTCCCTGGGCACCAAGCTGTTCGAACGCGGCCCCGGCGGCACCGTGCCGACACGTGCGGCCTTGGCGTTTGCCGACTATGCGCGGCGGCTCGACACCGAATACACCGGTGCGATGCGCGCACTGGGTGACCTTGCCGCCGGAGACGCCGCGGTGATCCGTATCGGCGCCACGCCTACCTGGGAGTTTCTGGCCGGCCAGGCCCTGCTCGACTTCCTGCCGCAACGCCCGGCGACGCGCCTGAAGCTCAGCATCATGTTTTCAGACAAATTGCTGGACGCCTTGGGCCGCGGCGAGATCGACCTGGCATTGGCGACGGCGCCCAGTGTCGGCCCGGACTTCCAGGCGTTGCGCCTGTCGGATGAACAGATGCAGCCGATCGCACGCCAGGGACATCCCCTGTTCCATTTGCCCCGCGCGCCGCGAATCGAGGACTTTGTCGGCATGCGATGGGCAGTGCCACGGGCAGGGGTCAGCTCGCGCGATCAGCTCGACGCAGCCTTTGCGTCGCGTAAGCTGCCGCCGATTACGGTGCAAGTGGAACTGGACGGCAGCGGCGCCATCGGCAGCTTCCCGCTGCTTGCGCGCTGCGACCTGATCGGCATGTGTCCAGGCGCGTTGCTGCCCAGTGCGGCGGCCATCGGACTGCGGCCGTTCGATGTCGATGCCTTGCGGCTTTCCACCTTTCCGACTCTGGTGACGCGCAGGGATGCCACCCACCCGCCGGTCGTTCATGCCTTCATCTCGGCCCTTTCCGCGTCGGCCACCGGTCACCCCGCGACCCCAGGTTGATTTGTCACTCGGTTATAGCTCTTGCCATTTCGGTAATCAGCGCCCGGCCGTCGCCGTCATACAGTCGGTGTTCGCCCGGATGCACGGGCAACGAACCGATGGGCAGGTACCCCTTGACCGCATGGAAAGAACGCTTTCATCCGTACGCGACGCAGGCCGTCGCCGTGCGCCAGCACATCCACCAGCGTCCGGAACTGGGCTTTCAAGAGCATGAAACCGCGGCGCTGGTGGCCAACAAGCTGCGCGATTGGGGGTACGCGGTCACCGAGGGCGTGGGCAGCACCGGCGTCGTCGGTGTACTGAAAGTTGGCGACAGCAACCGTACGCTCGGCATCCGCGCCGACATGGACGCCCTGCCCATCCACGAGACGACCGGCTTGCCCTATGGCAGCGTCCACGAAGGCGTCATGCATGCCTGCGGACATGACGGCCACACCGCGATGCTGCTCGGCGCCGCCCACTACCTGGCCGAGACGCGCAAGTTCTCGGGCACGCTCAACGTCATCTTCCAGCCGGCCGAAGAAGGCCTGGCCGGCGCGCGGCGCATGATGGACGACGGATTGTTCACGCGCTTTCCGTGCGATGCCGTCTTCGGCATGCACAACATACCGGGCCTGCCGCAAGGCAAGCTCGTATTCGCCCCAGGTCCGCTGCTGGCGTCGAACGACCGCTTGACGATCACCGTGCGCGGCAAGAGCGCGCATGGCGCCGAGCCCCAGAACGGCGCCGACGCGCTCGTCGGCGCCGCCGCCATCGTCATGGCGCTGCAGACGGTGGTGTCGCGCAACCTTGACCCGCAATCGAGCGCGGTCGTAACCGTGGCATCGCTTCATGCCGGCAAGGCCAACAACGTGATCGCCGATGAAGCCGTCATGCAAGTCACGATCCGCACGCACGACCGGCACGTGCGCGACACGGTGCTGGCCGCCGTGCACCGGGTGGTGCGTCTGCAAGCGGAAAGCCTGGGCCTGAACGCCGAGATCGTCGCAGGAGCCAACCCCTACCCTCCGCTGATCAACACGATTGCCGAAACGCTATTTGCCCAGAAGGTGGCCGTCGATACCTTCGGCCAGGACCAGGTATCCACCGCAACCCGGCTGTTGATGAACAGCGAAGACTTTGCCTTCATGCTTGAAGAACGCCCCGGCAGCTATCTGCTGATCGGCAATGGCGATGGCCCGGGATCGTGCATGGTGCATCACCCCGGTTATGACTTCAACGACGCCAATGTCGAGGTAGGCGTGGCCTACTGGTCCCGGCTTGCCGAACAATTCCTGTCCGTCCCCTGACCCGATCCGAGATTGCCATGACACCGACCTTCCGTCGCATCCCTATGCGTCTTGCCGCTGCCTTGCCTGCCGTGTTTGCCGTGTTCGCCATGTCTGCCACCCCCCTAGCTCACGCGCAGACCTTTCCTGCCCACGCACTGAAAATGATCGTCGGCGCGTCGCCTGGCGGCGGGTCCGACGGCCTGGCACGTCCCCTGGCGGCGCAGCTGGCCCTCGATCTGAAGCAGCCGGTCGTGGTCGAGAACCGCGCGGGCGCGGGCGGCATCATCGGTTCGAAGGCGACGGCGGTATCCCCGGCCGACGGCTACACGATGGCCTTCATTACCGATGCCCACACCGTGTCGGCATCGTTGCAGAAAACGCGCCCCTACGATCCGGTCAAGGACTTTACGCCGATCGGCATGGTCGGCTATTCGCCCTTGATCCTGATGGTCAGCAAAAAGACCGGCATTACCACCTTCGCGCAGTTCCTGGACAAGGCGCGGTCGGCGTCGGGCGGCTTGTCGTATGGCAGCAGCGGCGTCGGCGGCAACCTGCATATCGCCACGGCGCAACTATCGAGCAAGGCAGGCATTTCCATGCTGCATGTGCCCTTCAAGAGTGGCGGTGACGCGTTGCAGGAATTGCTGGCGGGCCGCATCGATGTCCTGCTTGCCGCCCCCACCAACTCGGTGCCTTACCAGAACGACCCACGCGTCACGCTGGTCGCGGTCACCTCGGCCACCCCCTTGAAAGTCATGCCGCGCCTGCCCACCATCCAGTCGACGGGCCTCGACTTCCAGTATGCAACCGCCATCGCGCTGGTCGGCCCGGCCGGCATTCCTGCGCCCATCGTCGCGCAGCTGAACGCCGCGTTGAACCGCGTACTGGTACAGCCCGAGATGACGAAGGTCCTGGATAGCCAATTGGTCACCGCCGCGCCCGGCTCACCGGATGTCTTGAAGACGAAGCTGACCAAGGACATGCAGGATATTGGCGAAGCTTTGGCGGCGGGGCAGTTGAAGCTGCTGGACTGATCACACGTGTCGCGATCAGAAGCAAGGTTGCGAAGAACAGGCTGAAATCCGCACAGACGAAAAAAAACAGGCTGACGCGTCACGCGAGCAGCCTGCCAAGATCCTTCAACACCTTGGACGTCAATCCAGCAGATCGGAATAATCCCCGCGGCTGTAGTTGTTCAGTTTCTGCCAGGGCATCACCTTCGGCATGGCGATGGCCGATGCCGTCATGACTTGCCGCGACAGGCCGTGCGCATCTTTCTGTTCGATGCGGCGGGCGTATTTTCCCGCGACATCCCAATCGACCAGGGTGGTGCGTTCGCCTTGCACCAGGCGATAGCGTTCGACGCCCTTCCCGCCCGCGCCCAGCTTTTCCATCCGCGTCAACGCGACCGGGTCCAGCAGCCAATAGGCCGCTGCCCACGATCCGCCATAGCCCACATTGGCCTGGTGCGCGAGTTCGACGTCGATCACCCGCTTCTGCTTGTGCAGGATGGACTTGACCGCCACCTTGCCGTCCGGCTCCCGCTGGATCAGCAGGGGCGCACCCTGGGCATCGTCGTGCGCGTGACCGGCATGCGGACCGTGCGCCACCTGATGCCCTTCATGCTCGCTCTCACGCAAGGCCGCAGGCAGTTCGCGTTCGATCCACACCGCCGCCTTGTCGCGGAACATCAGGTCGGCATGACGGCTGTCGCGCGTCACGCCATCGGTGCCGATGGACCGGTTCTCATACGCCAGACGCAAGGCAACCGGCGGGGTGGCGGCGACCGCCGTCGTCACCTGCGCGGCCGCCGCGGCAGGGTCCACGGCGGGCTGCGATTGCGCGACGGCTGACGTGGCAGCCGCCAACGTCAGGGCCACTGCCACCGCAAGCGTGTGCAACACGGGACGCATCACAGACCCGCCGCTTCCCGGACCTTGGAGAACACCTTGGTGTTGTCCATGGTGCCGCGGAAGATCTTGGCGCCTGCACCGCCGGCAAACAGCATCACGTCGCCGCCGCCGTGCGTTTCGGAACCGGGCGTGCCCAGGTTGATGCCGACTTCCTGCAGGAAGTTGTCGTTGGTCGTATCGACGTTGGTCAGGTCGTCGCGCGTGGCGCCGCGCACCGGAGCGATCCAGGGCTTGTTGCCGTCTTCGGCGTTGACCAGGCTGCTTGCGCTTGTGTTGGGACGGCCACCATTGCCGAATACCAGCGTGGTGTAGGGCTTGCCGTCGGATGCCTTGGCCAGCTGCCCCGTCTGGTAGTCGACCGCCTTGCCCAGGATGGGCGAGTTGATCTTGGTGTAGCCGTTGAACGCGATCGCGTGATCGTGGTCGGCGGTCACCACCACCAGCGTGTTCTTCAGGCCCGGATCTTTCTTTTCCATATAGGCCAGGGCGGAGTCGATGGCTTTGTCCATGGCCAGCGTGTCTTCCAGCGCGCGCTTGGCGTTGCTGCCGTGCAGGGCGTGGTCGATACGGCCGCCTTCGACCATCAGGAAGAAACCGTTGGTGTTGCGGGTCAGGACGTCCAGCGCCTTTTCCGTCATCAGCGACAGGCTGGGCTGGTCGAGCTTCTGGTTCACACGGTCCAGTTCATACGCCATTTCGCTGGGCGAGAACAGGCCCAGCAGCTTGGGCACGCGAGCCGCGTCGGCCGTATTGAGCGCGCTCAAGTTTGTTGCCGTGTCAGCGTAGGCATAGCCCTTGGCCTTCATGGCGGCAACCAGGTCGACGTTGTCGGTGCGCTTGCTGGCCGGGTAGGTCGACAGCGGCAGGTAGTTGCGCTGTCCGCCGCCCATCAGCACGTCGATACCGTCACCCAGGGCCGCGTTGTAGCGCGGATGGCCGGGCACCGATTGTTCGGCGATGGTGTTGTAGGCGTTGCGGTTGCAGATGTGCGCGTAGGTGGCGGCAGGCGTGGCATGGCCGACGCGCGTTGTGGACACGGCGCCCACCGCGCGGCCCTTGGCCTTGGCCAGTTCGAGCAGCGTCGTGGCGGCCGTGCCGTTGCCGGTGGCAGCGCACGTGGTGTCTTCACCGTTGATGAACTGCGTGCCATCCGCCTTGTAGGCCAGGGTGTCGGCCGACATCGAGATGACTTCGTTGTTCATCTTGACCCCGGTCATATAGGCGGCCATCGACGGGGCGCTGTCGGTGGTCTGGCCATCGCGCGAAAAGGTCTTGACGCGGGCGGCGTTGCCCAGCGATTGCATCGTCAGCTTGGCGCGCTCGCTGGAAGCCAGCGAGCCCGGTGCCGCGGCCAACTGCTTTTCGCCCTTGTAGATGCGGGCGGCGGTCACGGTGACCGGACCCATGCCATCTCCCAGAAAGAAGATGACGTTCTTGGCTTCGCCGGCTGCGTAGGCCGTGCCGGAAAGGCCGGCCAGCGCGAGCACCAGGGCCTGTTTGCGGATCATGGATGTCATGTCGGTTTCCTTGGTTTCTCGCGGCATCAAAGGCCGATGGACTTCTTGATCAGGCCGAATACTTCGTTGTTGGTGAGCGAGCCGGCAAAGTTGTCGGCGCCCAGTCCTTGCGCACCCAGGAAGACGTCGCCGCCGCCATGGGTTTCGGTCGCGAGCGGCACCACGGCTTCCTGCAGGAAGTCGGCGCTTTCCAGCGCGGTGGCGTCGATCGGGCCGCGCGTAGCGAGCCGCTTCGGGCCGTTGCCAAAGCCCAGGATCGTGTACGGGTTCTTGTCGACGTCGGTCGAGACCGCGCCATCGACATAGTTCTTCACCAGGCCCAGCACGCCCGGCTTGCCCGCTTCGGTCTTGCCCGTGCGCTGCGCGTAGCCGTTCATCTGCAGGGTGTGGTCGTGGTCGGCGGTGACGACGATCAGCGTGTTCTTCAGGCCCGGATCCAGCGCCGCCATCTTGGTCAGCGTCAGCTTGATCGCGTCGTCGAAGGCCACGGTGTCCTGCAGCGCGCGGCGTGCGTTGGTGGCGTGCAGCGCATGGTCGATACGGCCGCCTTCCACCATCAGGAAAAAGCCCTTCTTCTTGGCGGCCAGCACGTCGATCGCCTTGCTGGTCATCTCGGCCAGGCTGGGTTCCTGCGTGGCCGTGCGGTCCAGGTCATAGGCCATGTGGCTGTTGTTGAACAGGCCTGCAATCTTGGTCGTGCCATCGGCCGGCAACGCCGCCAGTTCCGTCTTGTTGGCCGCGTAGCCGTACTTGGCCGTCTTCAATTCGTTGACCAGATTGCGGCCGTCGTTACGCAAGCCACCCGTGGTGGTCTTGGGAATGAAGTAGCTGCCGCCGCCGCCCAGGATCACGTCGATGCCGTCACCCAGCTTGGCGTTGTAGCCCGCACCGCCCGGAACCAGGGCGGCCGCGATGGTGTTCTCGGCATCGCGATGGCACACGTGTGAATAGGTGGCTGCCGGCGTTGCATGCGTGATGCGCGC
This window encodes:
- a CDS encoding Bug family tripartite tricarboxylate transporter substrate binding protein gives rise to the protein MTPTFRRIPMRLAAALPAVFAVFAMSATPLAHAQTFPAHALKMIVGASPGGGSDGLARPLAAQLALDLKQPVVVENRAGAGGIIGSKATAVSPADGYTMAFITDAHTVSASLQKTRPYDPVKDFTPIGMVGYSPLILMVSKKTGITTFAQFLDKARSASGGLSYGSSGVGGNLHIATAQLSSKAGISMLHVPFKSGGDALQELLAGRIDVLLAAPTNSVPYQNDPRVTLVAVTSATPLKVMPRLPTIQSTGLDFQYATAIALVGPAGIPAPIVAQLNAALNRVLVQPEMTKVLDSQLVTAAPGSPDVLKTKLTKDMQDIGEALAAGQLKLLD
- a CDS encoding M20 aminoacylase family protein, which encodes MTAWKERFHPYATQAVAVRQHIHQRPELGFQEHETAALVANKLRDWGYAVTEGVGSTGVVGVLKVGDSNRTLGIRADMDALPIHETTGLPYGSVHEGVMHACGHDGHTAMLLGAAHYLAETRKFSGTLNVIFQPAEEGLAGARRMMDDGLFTRFPCDAVFGMHNIPGLPQGKLVFAPGPLLASNDRLTITVRGKSAHGAEPQNGADALVGAAAIVMALQTVVSRNLDPQSSAVVTVASLHAGKANNVIADEAVMQVTIRTHDRHVRDTVLAAVHRVVRLQAESLGLNAEIVAGANPYPPLINTIAETLFAQKVAVDTFGQDQVSTATRLLMNSEDFAFMLEERPGSYLLIGNGDGPGSCMVHHPGYDFNDANVEVGVAYWSRLAEQFLSVP
- a CDS encoding LysR family transcriptional regulator is translated as MHIKDISYFLAILEHRSLQRAAATLGLTQPALSKCVHRLEDSLGTKLFERGPGGTVPTRAALAFADYARRLDTEYTGAMRALGDLAAGDAAVIRIGATPTWEFLAGQALLDFLPQRPATRLKLSIMFSDKLLDALGRGEIDLALATAPSVGPDFQALRLSDEQMQPIARQGHPLFHLPRAPRIEDFVGMRWAVPRAGVSSRDQLDAAFASRKLPPITVQVELDGSGAIGSFPLLARCDLIGMCPGALLPSAAAIGLRPFDVDALRLSTFPTLVTRRDATHPPVVHAFISALSASATGHPATPG
- a CDS encoding alkaline phosphatase, producing the protein MKRIALPLAVAGASLLMAACNGDNDNDTPTTPVATGPTKNVVFFLGDGMGITTMTAARIYSVGEDGELTMDKLPETAFVHTYSADGQVTDSAPSMAAYMTGVKMNNEVISMSPETKATNAAGAPYHTLFDSTCPATGNGTPVDTLLEIMKTAGYGTGVVSTARITHATPAATYSHVCHRDAENTIAAALVPGGAGYNAKLGDGIDVILGGGGSYFIPKTTTGGLRNDGRNLVNELKTAKYGYAANKTELAALPADGTTKIAGLFNNSHMAYDLDRTATQEPSLAEMTSKAIDVLAAKKKGFFLMVEGGRIDHALHATNARRALQDTVAFDDAIKLTLTKMAALDPGLKNTLIVVTADHDHTLQMNGYAQRTGKTEAGKPGVLGLVKNYVDGAVSTDVDKNPYTILGFGNGPKRLATRGPIDATALESADFLQEAVVPLATETHGGGDVFLGAQGLGADNFAGSLTNNEVFGLIKKSIGL
- a CDS encoding LysR substrate-binding domain-containing protein; the encoded protein is MTASNDDNTSLPLVTSAALPSALSRLRIRHLQALDILQRVGSLRQVAIELGITQPSALSLIDDLEFAFGTPLVVRDHSGTRLTPAARAVLARTRVALQEVAMGRQIALQHGGATARLRLGASPYLIGVAVPAMLARVREHLPDVRIDIQEGALDVLVTRLAQGELDAVLGNVERATLASSGLSLDQTLLGSEPLYVVAGPGHPLHGQATASLRDALAGPWALPHAASHIRNLFDSAVFDAGAPPVVPQVECRGLLNLLAIAQASSMLTIAPATEIAKPMWSRDLTRLDCGMTLRVPPYVLLSRHYAPPIPEVEVLKACAQAVAAALFGAMEG
- the pcaD gene encoding 3-oxoadipate enol-lactonase; this encodes MTSATINGARLAYRLDGPADAPTVMLSNSLMSTLAMWEPQMPALTERYQVLRYDTRGHGASEVTPGPYRIEQLADDAAALIEHVGVGPVHFVGLSMGGMIAQQLGIRHPQAVRSLSLCDTASEMPPRAMWEARFATARAEGMAGMVDGTIQRWFVPSFPARAPDVIQQVRDMILAIDVEGYIACGSAVRDMSQTHLLKQITTPTLILLGRDDPACTLAASEVLHREIAGAQIHVIDDAAHLSNLEHPDQFNRVLRDFIDRH
- a CDS encoding alkaline phosphatase; this encodes MTSMIRKQALVLALAGLSGTAYAAGEAKNVIFFLGDGMGPVTVTAARIYKGEKQLAAAPGSLASSERAKLTMQSLGNAARVKTFSRDGQTTDSAPSMAAYMTGVKMNNEVISMSADTLAYKADGTQFINGEDTTCAATGNGTAATTLLELAKAKGRAVGAVSTTRVGHATPAATYAHICNRNAYNTIAEQSVPGHPRYNAALGDGIDVLMGGGQRNYLPLSTYPASKRTDNVDLVAAMKAKGYAYADTATNLSALNTADAARVPKLLGLFSPSEMAYELDRVNQKLDQPSLSLMTEKALDVLTRNTNGFFLMVEGGRIDHALHGSNAKRALEDTLAMDKAIDSALAYMEKKDPGLKNTLVVVTADHDHAIAFNGYTKINSPILGKAVDYQTGQLAKASDGKPYTTLVFGNGGRPNTSASSLVNAEDGNKPWIAPVRGATRDDLTNVDTTNDNFLQEVGINLGTPGSETHGGGDVMLFAGGAGAKIFRGTMDNTKVFSKVREAAGL